A genomic stretch from Photobacterium atrarenae includes:
- a CDS encoding flagellin, which produces MAVTVNTNVSAMTAQRYLGKATSDLSTSMERLSTGSKINSAKDDAAGLQISNRLVAQTRGLNVAMRNANDGISIAQTAEGAMQESTSILQRMRDLSLQSANGANSDDDRVAIQEEVSALQDELNRIAETTAFGGRKLLNGTFGEAAFQIGADSGEAIIMGIDSVRADYEKMGGSLMQSTTPIQADAKLSADTPVQFSITDSLGNVTNVDVTLVEGDDIEEIATRINGQNDKLNASVDEKGQLQIFSGDGTVAMTSGSVVMNNEDGTQTTMAMGAAQDVTVASVDVETVGGAQHAVPIIDAALKYIDSQRADLGAKQNRLGHTINNLANVSENVSASNSRIRDTDFAKETTEMTKSQILQQASTSILAQAKQVPQAAMSLLQ; this is translated from the coding sequence ATGGCTGTAACCGTGAACACTAACGTCTCTGCCATGACGGCGCAGCGTTACCTGGGCAAAGCAACAAGTGACCTGAGTACATCGATGGAGCGTCTGTCGACCGGTAGCAAAATCAACAGCGCAAAAGATGATGCGGCGGGTCTGCAGATCTCGAACCGTCTGGTTGCCCAGACGCGTGGCCTGAATGTTGCCATGCGTAACGCCAACGATGGCATTTCAATTGCCCAGACAGCGGAAGGGGCGATGCAAGAATCAACCAGTATCCTGCAGCGGATGCGGGATCTGTCCCTACAGTCTGCCAACGGTGCGAACTCAGATGATGATCGTGTCGCGATCCAGGAAGAAGTGAGCGCCCTGCAGGACGAGCTGAACCGGATTGCTGAAACGACTGCCTTTGGTGGCCGTAAATTACTCAACGGCACTTTCGGTGAAGCGGCGTTCCAGATCGGTGCCGATTCTGGTGAAGCCATCATCATGGGGATTGACAGTGTCCGTGCCGACTACGAGAAAATGGGCGGCAGCCTGATGCAGTCTACGACCCCGATCCAGGCGGATGCAAAACTGAGTGCCGATACCCCGGTTCAGTTTAGTATCACCGATAGCCTGGGGAACGTGACGAATGTTGATGTGACGCTAGTCGAAGGCGATGATATTGAAGAGATCGCGACCCGCATCAATGGCCAGAATGACAAGCTCAATGCATCCGTCGATGAAAAAGGTCAACTGCAGATCTTCTCCGGTGACGGCACGGTGGCCATGACGTCGGGCAGCGTTGTGATGAACAACGAAGACGGCACGCAGACCACCATGGCGATGGGCGCAGCACAAGATGTCACCGTTGCTTCGGTTGATGTGGAAACCGTCGGTGGTGCGCAGCATGCGGTGCCGATCATTGATGCGGCACTGAAATACATCGACAGCCAGCGTGCTGATCTGGGTGCGAAGCAAAACCGCCTGGGTCATACGATCAACAACCTGGCGAATGTCTCCGAGAACGTGTCAGCTTCGAACAGCCGGATCCGCGACACTGACTTTGCCAAGGAAACTACGGAAATGACCAAGAGCCAGATCCTGCAACAGGCGTCGACCTCTATCCTGGCCCAGGCCAAGCAGGTGCCGCAGGCGGCGATGAGCTTGCTGCAGTAA
- the flgH gene encoding flagellar basal body L-ring protein FlgH, translated as MKKLILGLVIALSGCSQFQQQQAQESDVAQATSSVDAVEGTSEQETGLIDRMRRRDDPQAGDPAWTGIRPQEKPEHYSTATGSLFDANGAQDLYDDTKPRGLGDIVTVLLEEKTQAKKSASSDVDKSADLAMDPIVLGGQPITIGDRDLSYELSNANTYAGSTSADQSNSIQGSISVEVVEVLANGNLLVRGEKWLTLNTGDEYIRVSGTIRPDDISQENTIASTRIANARIQYSGTGDRQDVQEQGWLARFFNVSI; from the coding sequence ATGAAAAAGCTTATCTTGGGGTTGGTGATTGCCCTCTCGGGTTGTTCCCAATTTCAGCAGCAACAGGCGCAGGAATCGGATGTGGCACAGGCAACCTCGTCGGTGGATGCGGTGGAAGGGACGTCGGAGCAGGAGACGGGGCTGATTGATCGCATGCGTCGCCGTGATGATCCGCAAGCCGGCGATCCGGCTTGGACCGGTATCCGACCGCAGGAAAAGCCGGAGCATTACTCAACCGCGACCGGCTCGCTGTTTGATGCCAACGGTGCCCAGGACCTGTATGACGATACCAAGCCGCGCGGGTTGGGGGATATTGTCACCGTGCTGCTGGAAGAGAAGACCCAGGCCAAGAAAAGCGCCAGCTCGGATGTCGACAAATCGGCTGATCTGGCGATGGATCCGATTGTGCTGGGCGGGCAGCCGATCACTATCGGCGATCGGGATTTATCCTATGAGCTGAGCAATGCCAATACCTATGCCGGGAGTACCTCGGCGGATCAGAGCAACAGTATCCAGGGCTCGATTTCGGTTGAAGTGGTTGAAGTGCTGGCCAACGGTAACTTACTGGTCCGTGGCGAGAAATGGCTGACGTTAAATACCGGGGATGAATATATCCGGGTCAGCGGCACGATTCGCCCGGATGATATCAGCCAGGAAAATACCATTGCTTCCACCCGGATTGCCAATGCCCGGATTCAGTATTCCGGCACCGGCGATCGCCAGGATGTTCAGGAGCAGGGCTGGCTAGCCCGGTTCTTCAACGTCAGTATTTAA
- the flgK gene encoding flagellar hook-associated protein FlgK codes for MGFDLLNLGSQGLMTAQRQLNTTSHNINNVNTEGYSRQSVVQQANDPIWWGGNQYGTGVHAAEVRRGFDQFATNELNLTTTNLSYAMEREGQLGRLDNMLANSAKKIPEDMNQWYDAVKALADSPNDMGSRKVVLEKGKMVAAGLNDNYTILARQQSETNEVLSRTLNRVNDIARELVDVHKALVKTPASGHDNDLLDRHQSLINELSEYTKVTVTHKNDESFNVMIGSGHTLVSGTEASELRMVSGKPDPQQTQLAIVEGKSLKTIRNDDIGGKMAALFQFRDETLTHAMDEIGRIAIGFSHSVNELQQQGLDLKGQVGQNMFRDVNDPAVAAARVMLPAGSSADLKVYVEDLSQMKIGEYGLTFDGSQHTLAMPDGSRQTVIPSGTPPTFAMDGFRVEMEAPMKAGERIVLRPTRSAAGEISMSLTDPAGIAAQSYLSSASQIQGSAEFHVTRGGSLHEFQVAVSPDASQYAVLDKQGNILQPPQPYPPSGEVVIGGSGFTLGPGAAGGDLFAVNLNAADGDNGNLLRMQDLQADKRMDGGRSTVIDVYQGLNTEMGVQKASAARLKEVGLVEKDAAESRVAEIAGVNLDEEAANMMKFQQAYMASSRIMTVANETFDTLLNASR; via the coding sequence ATGGGGTTTGACTTGCTCAACCTTGGCTCACAGGGGTTGATGACTGCTCAGCGGCAGCTCAACACCACCAGCCATAACATTAACAATGTTAATACCGAAGGCTACAGCCGTCAGTCTGTGGTCCAGCAAGCCAATGATCCGATCTGGTGGGGGGGAAACCAGTATGGCACCGGGGTGCATGCGGCAGAAGTTCGCCGTGGGTTTGATCAGTTTGCCACCAACGAGCTGAATCTGACCACCACCAACCTGAGTTATGCCATGGAGCGGGAAGGGCAACTGGGACGGTTGGACAATATGCTGGCCAACAGTGCCAAGAAAATCCCGGAAGATATGAACCAGTGGTATGACGCTGTGAAGGCACTGGCGGATAGCCCGAATGATATGGGCTCGCGCAAGGTGGTGCTGGAAAAAGGCAAGATGGTGGCGGCTGGCCTCAATGACAATTACACCATTCTGGCGCGTCAGCAGTCAGAAACCAATGAAGTGCTGTCACGCACCCTGAACCGGGTCAATGACATTGCCCGAGAGCTGGTGGATGTGCACAAGGCGCTGGTGAAAACCCCGGCGTCCGGTCATGACAACGATCTGCTGGATCGCCATCAGAGCTTGATCAATGAACTGTCGGAATACACCAAGGTTACGGTGACCCACAAGAATGACGAGAGCTTCAACGTGATGATTGGCAGCGGCCATACCCTGGTTTCCGGAACGGAAGCCAGTGAGCTGCGCATGGTCAGCGGCAAACCGGATCCGCAGCAGACCCAATTGGCCATCGTGGAAGGGAAATCGCTGAAAACAATCCGAAATGATGACATCGGCGGAAAAATGGCGGCCTTGTTTCAGTTTCGTGATGAGACCCTGACCCATGCCATGGATGAGATCGGGCGGATTGCCATCGGCTTTTCGCATTCGGTGAATGAGCTGCAGCAGCAGGGCTTGGATCTGAAGGGGCAGGTCGGGCAGAACATGTTCCGGGATGTCAACGATCCGGCCGTTGCTGCGGCTCGGGTGATGTTGCCGGCGGGATCCAGTGCGGATCTGAAAGTCTATGTCGAGGATCTCAGTCAAATGAAGATCGGCGAATATGGCCTGACGTTTGACGGCAGTCAGCACACCCTGGCGATGCCGGATGGCAGCCGCCAGACGGTGATCCCGAGCGGTACCCCGCCGACCTTTGCGATGGATGGTTTCCGGGTCGAAATGGAAGCACCAATGAAAGCCGGGGAGCGGATTGTGCTGCGTCCGACCCGCTCGGCAGCGGGGGAGATCAGCATGAGCCTGACCGATCCGGCCGGTATTGCCGCGCAAAGCTATTTAAGCTCAGCCAGCCAGATCCAGGGCAGTGCCGAGTTTCATGTGACCCGTGGCGGTAGCTTACATGAATTCCAGGTGGCCGTCTCACCGGATGCCAGCCAGTACGCGGTGCTGGATAAGCAAGGCAATATTTTACAGCCGCCGCAACCTTATCCACCGTCCGGCGAAGTGGTGATTGGTGGCAGTGGCTTCACGCTGGGGCCGGGGGCAGCCGGAGGCGATCTGTTCGCGGTGAACCTCAATGCGGCGGATGGGGACAATGGCAACCTGCTCCGGATGCAGGATCTGCAGGCAGATAAGCGGATGGATGGTGGCCGCTCCACCGTGATTGATGTTTACCAGGGGCTGAACACCGAGATGGGTGTGCAGAAGGCTTCCGCCGCACGCTTGAAAGAAGTCGGACTGGTCGAGAAAGATGCGGCCGAGAGCCGGGTGGCGGAAATTGCCGGGGTCAACCTCGATGAAGAGGCGGCAAACATGATGAAGTTTCAGCAAGCCTATATGGCTTCATCCCGGATCATGACCGTCGCCAATGAAACGTTTGACACCTTACTGAATGCTTCACGCTAG
- a CDS encoding flagellar basal body P-ring protein FlgI: MGLILLLAMPSQAARIKDVAQVAGVRSNQLVGYGLVVGLPGTGETTPFTDQSFNAMLQNFGIQLPPGTKPKTKNVAAVAVNATLPPFTKQGQTIDITVSSIGSAKSLRGGTLLQTFLKGLDGKVYAIAQGSLVVGGFSAEGADGSKVVGNTPTVGRISNGAMVEREVPNPFGRGDFLTFNLFESDFTTAQRMADAVNQFLGPQMAAAIDATSIRVRAPRDVSQRVAFLSTIENLEFEPADGAAKIIVNSRTGTIVVGQHVRLKPAAITHGGMTVTIKENFTASQPNAFSGGNTVLVPNSDINVEEEDSRMFKFEPGVTLDELVRAVNQVGAAPSDLMAILQSLKQAGAIEGQLIII; this comes from the coding sequence ATGGGCCTGATCCTGCTGTTGGCGATGCCATCCCAAGCTGCGCGGATCAAAGATGTGGCACAGGTCGCCGGCGTACGGAGTAACCAGCTGGTGGGCTATGGCTTGGTGGTTGGCTTACCGGGCACCGGGGAAACCACGCCGTTTACCGACCAGAGCTTCAATGCCATGCTGCAGAATTTCGGCATCCAGCTACCGCCGGGCACCAAGCCGAAAACCAAAAATGTCGCAGCGGTGGCGGTAAATGCAACCTTGCCGCCGTTTACCAAGCAGGGGCAGACTATTGATATTACCGTCTCTTCGATTGGCTCCGCAAAAAGCCTGCGCGGCGGTACTTTGCTACAAACCTTTCTCAAAGGCCTGGACGGTAAAGTCTATGCGATTGCTCAGGGCAGCCTGGTCGTCGGCGGCTTTAGTGCTGAGGGGGCCGATGGCTCTAAGGTCGTCGGTAATACGCCGACGGTTGGACGGATTTCCAATGGTGCCATGGTCGAGCGGGAAGTGCCTAACCCGTTTGGTCGCGGGGACTTTCTGACTTTTAACCTGTTTGAGTCCGACTTTACCACCGCCCAGCGCATGGCAGATGCGGTCAACCAGTTCCTCGGGCCGCAAATGGCCGCAGCGATAGACGCCACCTCGATCCGGGTACGGGCACCACGGGATGTCAGCCAGCGGGTGGCATTTTTATCGACGATCGAAAACCTGGAGTTTGAGCCGGCTGACGGCGCGGCCAAGATCATCGTCAACTCACGGACCGGCACTATTGTGGTCGGCCAGCATGTGCGGCTGAAACCTGCGGCAATTACCCATGGCGGGATGACGGTAACGATTAAAGAAAATTTCACCGCCAGCCAGCCGAATGCGTTTTCTGGCGGTAATACCGTGCTGGTGCCGAACTCAGATATTAATGTTGAGGAAGAAGACTCGCGGATGTTTAAGTTCGAGCCGGGCGTGACTTTGGACGAGCTGGTTCGGGCGGTCAACCAGGTCGGGGCTGCGCCGTCAGATTTGATGGCGATTTTGCAGTCTCTGAAACAGGCCGGGGCCATTGAAGGCCAGCTCATTATTATTTAA
- the flgJ gene encoding flagellar assembly peptidoglycan hydrolase FlgJ: MKTTDPGFIHDISNLERLRAGINSDESASLRGAAQQFEALFTQMLFKSMRQANEAFESDLMSSNSTKFFEQMRDEQMASELSSTGSLGLADLIVEQLGGGEENTVSADDTAFREAAKAVPLNLPSELKPLPDRQPDKAMISDKAMIEKAADDALALMQKTQPASFTAPVPPRKLAASEPEFRSPEDFVTRMRPYAEKAAHALGTEPSVLIAQAALETGWGKKVIRNAAGNSNNLFNIKADPRWSGNKVATSTLEFHNGIPVQEKAAFRSYDNYQQSFNDYVRFLNENPRYSQALEQPADPVRFIRNLHQAGYATDPKYSDKVISVMDTVKRLMK, from the coding sequence ATGAAGACCACTGATCCGGGCTTTATTCACGACATCTCCAACCTTGAACGGTTGCGGGCGGGAATTAACAGCGACGAGAGTGCCTCATTACGCGGTGCGGCGCAGCAGTTCGAGGCGCTGTTTACCCAGATGCTGTTTAAATCCATGCGCCAGGCGAACGAGGCGTTTGAGTCAGATTTGATGAGTAGCAATAGCACCAAATTTTTCGAGCAGATGCGTGATGAGCAGATGGCCAGTGAGCTGAGCTCAACCGGCTCGCTTGGATTGGCAGATCTGATTGTCGAGCAGCTGGGTGGCGGTGAAGAGAATACGGTGAGCGCCGATGATACGGCGTTTCGTGAGGCGGCCAAGGCCGTGCCGCTGAACTTGCCGTCTGAACTGAAGCCTTTGCCGGATCGCCAGCCGGATAAAGCTATGATTTCGGATAAAGCCATGATCGAAAAAGCGGCGGATGATGCGCTGGCGCTGATGCAAAAAACGCAGCCGGCATCTTTCACTGCGCCGGTGCCGCCGAGAAAGTTGGCAGCCTCCGAGCCTGAGTTTCGCTCGCCGGAAGATTTTGTGACCCGGATGCGTCCGTATGCAGAGAAGGCTGCCCATGCCCTGGGCACAGAGCCTTCGGTATTGATCGCACAAGCGGCGCTGGAGACTGGCTGGGGCAAGAAAGTGATCCGCAATGCGGCCGGAAACAGCAATAACCTGTTTAATATCAAGGCCGACCCGCGATGGTCGGGCAACAAAGTCGCGACCAGTACCCTGGAGTTTCACAACGGGATCCCGGTTCAGGAAAAGGCGGCATTTCGCTCTTATGATAATTATCAGCAGAGCTTTAATGATTATGTTCGCTTCCTCAATGAGAACCCACGCTATTCCCAAGCCTTAGAGCAACCGGCTGATCCGGTTCGCTTTATCCGCAATTTGCATCAGGCCGGCTATGCGACCGACCCCAAATATTCTGATAAAGTGATCAGTGTGATGGATACCGTAAAGCGCTTGATGAAATAA
- the flgG gene encoding flagellar basal-body rod protein FlgG, whose protein sequence is MHPALWVSKTGLDAQQTNISTISNNLANASTVGFKKSRAVFEDLFYQNINQPGGQSTQDTELPSGLMLGAGSKVVATQKVHTQGNTQTTNNAMDMMIEGDGFFQILLPDGNMGYTRNGQFTINGEGQLVTTGSGYVVQPEIVVPEDAVGITVGTDGEVSARIRGQQENQVLGQITTVDFINPGGLEPIGQNLFLPTGASGDAQEGVPGLDGLGSIRQSMLETSNVNVTEELVNMIEAQRVYEMNSKVISTVDQMLSYVNQQL, encoded by the coding sequence ATGCATCCGGCACTATGGGTCAGTAAAACAGGTCTTGACGCTCAGCAAACCAATATTTCGACCATTTCGAACAACCTGGCCAACGCCTCGACGGTGGGCTTTAAGAAAAGCCGTGCGGTGTTTGAGGATCTGTTCTATCAGAATATTAACCAACCGGGCGGTCAGTCGACGCAGGATACCGAGTTGCCCTCAGGCCTGATGCTGGGTGCCGGCTCCAAAGTGGTCGCGACCCAGAAAGTCCACACCCAGGGCAATACCCAGACTACCAACAATGCCATGGACATGATGATAGAAGGCGATGGTTTCTTCCAGATCCTGCTGCCGGACGGCAACATGGGTTACACCCGCAACGGTCAGTTTACGATCAATGGTGAAGGCCAGCTGGTCACGACGGGCTCAGGTTATGTGGTTCAGCCGGAGATTGTGGTGCCGGAAGATGCCGTTGGGATCACCGTCGGGACCGACGGGGAAGTGTCGGCACGGATCCGCGGCCAGCAGGAAAACCAGGTCCTGGGTCAGATCACCACGGTTGATTTTATTAACCCGGGCGGTCTGGAGCCGATAGGCCAGAACCTGTTTTTGCCAACGGGTGCCAGCGGTGATGCCCAGGAAGGGGTTCCCGGACTGGACGGGTTGGGTTCAATTCGCCAGTCCATGCTGGAGACGTCGAACGTGAATGTGACGGAAGAGCTGGTGAATATGATCGAAGCCCAGCGGGTATATGAGATGAACTCGAAAGTGATCTCGACCGTGGATCAGATGCTCAGTTACGTCAATCAGCAGCTCTAA
- the flgL gene encoding flagellar hook-associated protein FlgL, with amino-acid sequence MISRIASFHNYQSVANDMNRQQVKVAENQQQLASGKRLLTAGDDPVSSIYIQNFDQQNTQIEQSLKSITLARNRLDNEETAITEVENLLDEAKRKSMMMVNGSLSGDDRLAHKQDMQGLFDSFMNLVNTQDESGNYVFAGTQYSKQPFFRDNNGHVSYVGDSYQRMAKVAPAVEVPMNDAGDKLFMEVTNPYGDYQPDYQLREGSMLLLSQATNSNDADQSAYRVEFTTSPSGTSYQLYQNGAVVSSAPFEPGKGIEWGTLKVDIEGEIENGDVIDLSRQDKVNVFDAFRRGIELSDRSVSDASASAELHQVAAELSEGFKHINRARSEIGTRLQTLDRQEDMHEDFRIVMKQARGTLEDLDYATAVIELNENMMALQASQQAFAKTKDLNLFNYI; translated from the coding sequence ATGATTAGCCGAATTGCCAGCTTCCATAATTATCAGTCGGTGGCCAATGACATGAACCGCCAGCAAGTAAAAGTTGCAGAAAACCAGCAGCAGCTGGCATCCGGCAAGCGCTTGCTGACAGCCGGAGACGACCCGGTCTCGTCCATCTATATCCAGAACTTTGATCAGCAAAATACCCAAATCGAGCAATCGTTGAAGTCGATCACGCTGGCACGAAACCGACTGGACAATGAAGAAACCGCGATCACGGAGGTTGAAAACCTGCTTGATGAAGCCAAACGCAAGTCGATGATGATGGTGAACGGCTCCTTATCCGGGGATGATCGCCTGGCACACAAACAGGATATGCAGGGGCTGTTTGATTCGTTCATGAACCTGGTCAATACCCAGGATGAATCCGGCAACTATGTGTTTGCCGGGACCCAGTACAGCAAACAGCCGTTTTTCCGGGATAATAACGGTCATGTCAGCTACGTCGGTGATAGCTATCAGCGGATGGCGAAGGTGGCACCGGCCGTCGAAGTCCCCATGAATGATGCCGGTGACAAGCTGTTTATGGAAGTCACCAATCCGTATGGTGATTATCAGCCGGACTATCAGCTGCGGGAAGGCTCGATGTTGCTGCTCTCGCAAGCGACCAACAGTAATGATGCCGATCAGTCAGCGTACCGGGTTGAGTTCACGACCTCGCCGTCCGGTACCTCGTACCAGCTGTACCAGAATGGCGCGGTGGTCAGCAGTGCACCGTTCGAACCCGGCAAAGGGATTGAATGGGGCACCCTGAAGGTGGACATTGAAGGGGAAATCGAAAACGGGGATGTGATCGATTTATCCCGCCAGGACAAAGTGAACGTGTTTGATGCTTTTCGCCGCGGTATCGAGCTGTCGGATCGCAGCGTGTCGGATGCTTCGGCATCTGCTGAGTTGCATCAGGTTGCGGCAGAGTTGTCTGAAGGCTTCAAGCATATTAACCGGGCCCGGTCAGAAATTGGTACCCGGCTGCAAACTTTAGATCGCCAGGAAGATATGCATGAAGATTTCCGGATCGTGATGAAGCAGGCCCGCGGGACGCTGGAAGATCTCGATTACGCGACGGCGGTGATTGAACTCAATGAAAACATGATGGCCCTGCAGGCATCCCAGCAGGCCTTTGCTAAAACCAAAGATCTGAATTTGTTTAATTATATCTGA